CTCCGACACCTCGCCCGGCGCCAGGGCGAACAACTCGGTCTCCAGCGTACGGGGCAGCCGGGCCGGCTCGACCAGGCCGATGAGACCGCACTGGAAGCGGTTCTCGGCGTCGTCCGAGAAACGCGCTGCGAGTTCGCAGAAGTCGACCTCGCCGGTGCGCGACATGGCGCTCACCTCCGCGGCGATCATCTCCGCCTGGGCGCGGCTGCGACGCACGCCCGCGGGAGCGCCCCGCGCGCCGGCCCAGGTGATCAGGATGTGCCGGGCGACCGCGCGGCGCACCGGCAGCCGCATCAGGAGATGGTAGCCGCGCTCCGTCTCGACCAGCGGGTTGAAATGTCCTACCTCGAGGTCGAACAGCGGCACTTCCAGGGCGAGCGGCAGCTGGTCGCGCTTGAAGATGCCCAGGTATCCGGAATTGCGCTCCACGTTGGGGTCGTCGGAGTACTGGCGCGCGAGTTCCTCGAATGACCCGGCCTTGCCCTGCACCAGGGCGGCGATCCGGGCCGCCCGTTCCCGGGCCTCCGCCCGGCTGCGAGACACCCCGGGCTGGAGCGGCCTGCTCTCCGCGTGCGCGACCAGGATGTGCGCCGCCGCCGCCTCCTCCCGCCCCGGCGCGACAGCCGTCGCGGCCTCGTCCCCGCCGCCGGGTTCCGGAGTGTCCGCGACGTCGCGTTGGCGCAACAGCCCGGACACGGCGGCCCCGACCACGGCGAGCGCGAAGACCAGCAGGGCGAAGCGGCGCGCGGTCATTCCCCACCGACCCTGTTGAACGGTGCCGCGCCCACGGCGCGCAGGATCTTGCAGGCGAACAGGTGGTAGGTCTGCATCTCCCAGTCCACGATGCCTGCGCGCATGTGCAGGTGGCGCAGGTAGGTGAGAAACTTCTCGCGCTCGGCGGGACTGTAGCCGACGGCCGCCATGGCGGCGCTTATGTGGTCATACATGGTCTCCAGCTCGGACTGGGTGGGCAGCTTCGTGGAGCGGTGCGGATGCGAGACGCGCATCTCCGGGCGGCGGCCGGTCGCCCGGCGCGGCTCCCGCACCGACGCCAGCCAGGCCCGGCGTATCTCGTAGGCGTAGATCATCACGGCCTGGGCCAGGTTCAGCGAGGATTGCGCCGGGTCCGCGTCGATCCGCGAGACGTAGCGGCAACCGTAGATCTCCTCGTTGGTCAATCCCGTCCGCTCGGTCCCGAACATCAACGCCACCGGCCCCTCGCCCGATATCTCGACCAGCAGTTGCGCCAGCTCGTTCGGCGGCAGCAGGGCGCCCTTGCGCAGCTCGCGCGGCCGGGCCGTGGCGCCGGCCACCGCGATCATCTCGCGCACCGCCGCCTTGTGGTCGAGCACCACGCGGGCGCGGTCGAGCACGTCCTCCGCGCCGTGCGCCACCACGCGCGACCGCTCGCCGAAGGGATTGCGCGGGTTGATCAGCACCATGCGCGAGAGCCCC
This genomic stretch from bacterium harbors:
- a CDS encoding peptidyl-prolyl cis-trans isomerase, which produces MTARRFALLVFALAVVGAAVSGLLRQRDVADTPEPGGGDEAATAVAPGREEAAAAHILVAHAESRPLQPGVSRSRAEARERAARIAALVQGKAGSFEELARQYSDDPNVERNSGYLGIFKRDQLPLALEVPLFDLEVGHFNPLVETERGYHLLMRLPVRRAVARHILITWAGARGAPAGVRRSRAQAEMIAAEVSAMSRTGEVDFCELAARFSDDAENRFQCGLIGLVEPARLPRTLETELFALAPGEVSEVVETEFGFHLIKRDGR